GCGATATCCAGTACCTGGTGTGATGCTTCGATCAGGGCGTTGACCCCGGCTGCGGGCTCAAGGCCTGCGTGCGACGCCCGGCCCGCGACAGAGACTTGGAACGTGCCGCAGCCTTTACGGCCGGTCTTCAGGGCTCCGCCATCAGCGGCGCCCTCGAGCACAAGTACAGCGCCGCAGGCCAGGGCTCGTTCTTCGATGAGAGATCGAGAGGAGCGGGAGCCAACCTCCTCGTCGGCGGTCACCAGGATCTCGACGCCTGACCGGTCATCGAGCGTCGCCAGGCCATGAACGGCCTGTACCAAACCGCCAAGCATGTCAAAGACCCCGGGGCCGGTTGCATGCCCGTCTTCGACCGTGAACGGGCGGCGTTCAAGGGTGCCGAGCGGAAACACCGTGTCATGGTGACCGAGGATCAGTACATGGGGATCGCCACCAGCTGACCAGTGGACGTGCGGCCCGGCTTCGCTCTCAACGAGGATGGCCTGCCCGCCAAGGCGGCTCTCGATGACAGCGGCGACAGCTTTGGCCGATGCCATCAAGGCGTCGAGATCGCGCGATGGAGACTCGATTTCGACGAGTGTCCTGAGGTCTTCAATCATCGCGTCAACATTCACATCGACGGTCTTGTGCATCGTCATGGTACAAGGCTACTGAAGTGGAAAGTGTGATGTCGGTTGGCCGTCCATGATGAGGTCGGTGCCGGCGAGGTTGTCGATGTCGCGCTTGACGAGCGGGCCGCGCTCGC
The Streptomyces lunaelactis genome window above contains:
- a CDS encoding M20 family metallopeptidase gives rise to the protein MTMHKTVDVNVDAMIEDLRTLVEIESPSRDLDALMASAKAVAAVIESRLGGQAILVESEAGPHVHWSAGGDPHVLILGHHDTVFPLGTLERRPFTVEDGHATGPGVFDMLGGLVQAVHGLATLDDRSGVEILVTADEEVGSRSSRSLIEERALACGAVLVLEGAADGGALKTGRKGCGTFQVSVAGRASHAGLEPAAGVNALIEASHQVLDIAALGRPDIGTTVTPTVASAGTLDNVVPAEATVIVDVRVESAGEKERIESAFAALAPHLDEAKIAVQGAISRPPMPESASAELFAVAKQLLPDLEGKAVGGGSDGNFTAALGVPTLDGLGAVGGGAHADHEYLVIEVMAERANLVAGLVNAIRNT